One Streptomyces sp. NBC_00554 DNA segment encodes these proteins:
- a CDS encoding TIGR03086 family metal-binding protein: MTSPAPDIVALDRIAVQESLRVVELAQEADWERDTPCTGWTLRRLVAHMAAQHYGFAAAAQGAGSEATYWREPEDMSEPGQTYRVAATVVLTAFAEPAVAEREFVLPELGGAFPGRMAVGFHFIDYVVHAWDVAATLGVGLDLPGHVLEAALAVARLVPRDPAGRGPGFAFAPILDVPAGAGPLDEALRLLGRAPEKWPLTRADRPEPNIQSQRGLSGG; the protein is encoded by the coding sequence ATGACATCGCCAGCACCGGACATCGTCGCCCTCGACCGGATCGCCGTACAGGAGTCGCTCAGGGTCGTGGAGCTGGCGCAGGAGGCGGACTGGGAACGGGACACACCCTGTACGGGGTGGACCCTGCGGCGGCTGGTGGCACACATGGCCGCACAGCACTACGGGTTCGCGGCGGCCGCGCAAGGAGCGGGGAGCGAGGCGACGTACTGGCGGGAGCCGGAGGACATGAGCGAGCCGGGGCAGACGTACCGGGTAGCGGCCACGGTGGTGCTCACCGCCTTCGCCGAACCGGCAGTCGCTGAGCGGGAGTTCGTACTGCCGGAGCTCGGGGGCGCCTTTCCCGGACGGATGGCCGTCGGCTTCCACTTCATCGACTACGTGGTGCACGCGTGGGACGTGGCCGCCACGCTCGGCGTCGGGCTCGACCTCCCGGGGCACGTCCTGGAGGCGGCGCTAGCCGTCGCGCGGCTGGTACCGAGGGATCCGGCGGGCCGGGGTCCGGGATTCGCCTTCGCTCCGATCCTCGACGTACCGGCCGGGGCGGGCCCCCTGGACGAGGCGTTGCGCCTGCTGGGGCGCGCCCCGGAGAAGTGGCCGCTGACGAGGGCGGACCGGCCGGAGCCGAACATCCAATCGCAAAGAGGTTTGAGTGGAGGCTGA
- a CDS encoding DUF4142 domain-containing protein, translating to MRRINGTALVMAALVATVGALAFPVWSYADRSGTGQANVAAGTVNTRWGPLTAQDRDLIVRVRLAGLWELPAGQQALERAPSEAIKEVADHLIVGHTDLDKRVRIVAAQLGVALPNQPNELQTGWLKEMTAATGADYEYKFVNLLRAAHGSIFPAIGAVRNTTRNTLVRQLASDANQTVLDHITMLEKTGKVDFDAIANAAVATSTASPTGPAAPVPGQVAPSAPAAQATGDVSTSSSPSPGAPGTVNTARPDPVDSDGVLG from the coding sequence GTGCGGCGTATCAACGGTACCGCCCTCGTCATGGCGGCACTCGTCGCCACAGTCGGAGCGCTCGCGTTCCCCGTGTGGTCCTACGCGGACCGCTCAGGCACCGGGCAGGCGAACGTGGCGGCAGGCACCGTGAACACCCGCTGGGGTCCGCTGACCGCCCAGGACCGCGATCTGATCGTCCGCGTTCGGCTGGCCGGTCTGTGGGAGCTGCCGGCGGGACAGCAGGCGCTCGAACGCGCGCCCTCCGAGGCGATAAAGGAGGTCGCCGACCACCTCATCGTCGGCCACACCGACCTCGACAAGCGGGTGCGGATCGTCGCGGCCCAGCTCGGCGTCGCACTGCCGAACCAGCCGAACGAGCTGCAGACCGGCTGGCTCAAGGAGATGACCGCGGCGACCGGCGCGGACTACGAGTACAAGTTCGTGAACCTGTTGCGGGCCGCGCACGGAAGCATCTTCCCTGCCATCGGCGCCGTCCGGAACACCACGCGGAACACCCTGGTGCGCCAGCTGGCCTCGGACGCCAACCAGACCGTGCTCGACCACATCACGATGCTGGAGAAGACCGGGAAGGTCGACTTCGACGCCATCGCCAACGCCGCGGTGGCCACCTCCACGGCCAGCCCGACCGGCCCCGCGGCACCCGTGCCCGGCCAGGTGGCACCCTCGGCGCCTGCCGCTCAGGCGACCGGCGACGTCTCGACCTCGTCCTCGCCCTCGCCCGGCGCGCCTGGCACGGTCAACACCGCCCGTCCGGACCCGGTGGACTCGGACGGCGTGCTGGGATAA
- a CDS encoding PhoX family protein, with amino-acid sequence MPENVRSATRRQMLARTGVLGASIAFAGSLGDLFAGTAAAQGLGHSGYGPLVPDPNGLLDLPEGFRYRVLSREGDQLRSGEGLVPSNHDGMSAFAGSHGRVHLVRNHENRNTARIPVPTIESLTYDPMGKGGCTALTLDSRNRVLSERVAIAGTAVNCAGGPTPWGTWLTCEETEEKAGTNGYTKDHGFIFEVDPVDPRRTGAVPLTAMGRFQHEAIAVDPWRGIVYETEDAFLTPFGLFYRFLPNKPEGGIGSLRAGGRLQAMRVPGVPDLSSIQETGATFDGIEWVDVPDPLAAQTPIRLQDFGPKGITHAQKLEGCYWGGKSVYFVSSFAHSAEGSAADHFGQIWRYDPSTRRLTLVIVFGPDTDVQLPGESPDNICLAPSGGLMVCEDGNGAQHVYGVTRKGEVYAMARGAQNIGTPEAPEWGEFAGVTFSPDGETMYVNCYTPGTTFAVTGRWRN; translated from the coding sequence ATGCCAGAAAACGTTCGCTCCGCGACACGTCGTCAGATGCTCGCCCGCACAGGTGTGTTGGGCGCGTCGATCGCCTTCGCCGGAAGCCTCGGCGACCTCTTCGCGGGCACCGCCGCCGCGCAGGGCCTCGGCCACAGCGGGTACGGCCCCCTGGTCCCCGACCCGAACGGACTGCTCGACCTGCCGGAAGGTTTCCGCTACCGGGTGCTGTCCCGCGAGGGCGACCAGCTCCGCTCCGGGGAGGGCCTGGTGCCGAGCAACCACGACGGCATGTCGGCCTTCGCGGGCAGTCACGGCCGCGTCCACCTGGTCCGCAACCACGAGAACCGCAACACCGCCAGGATCCCGGTCCCGACGATCGAGAGCCTGACGTACGACCCGATGGGCAAGGGCGGCTGTACGGCGCTGACCCTGGACAGCCGCAACCGCGTCCTGTCCGAACGGGTCGCCATCGCCGGAACCGCGGTCAACTGCGCGGGCGGGCCGACCCCTTGGGGCACATGGCTGACCTGCGAGGAGACCGAGGAGAAGGCGGGCACCAACGGCTACACCAAGGACCACGGATTCATCTTCGAGGTCGATCCGGTGGATCCCCGTCGCACGGGGGCCGTCCCGCTCACGGCGATGGGCCGCTTCCAGCACGAGGCGATCGCCGTCGACCCGTGGCGGGGCATCGTCTACGAGACCGAAGACGCGTTCCTCACACCCTTCGGTCTGTTCTACCGCTTCCTCCCCAACAAGCCTGAGGGCGGCATCGGTTCACTGCGCGCGGGAGGCAGACTCCAGGCGATGCGCGTCCCCGGCGTACCGGACCTCTCCTCCATCCAGGAGACCGGCGCGACCTTCGACGGCATCGAGTGGGTGGACGTCCCGGACCCGCTCGCCGCCCAAACCCCCATCCGGCTCCAGGACTTCGGCCCGAAGGGCATCACGCACGCCCAGAAGCTGGAGGGCTGCTACTGGGGCGGAAAGTCCGTGTACTTCGTCTCGTCCTTCGCACACAGCGCGGAGGGCTCGGCCGCGGACCACTTCGGCCAGATCTGGCGCTACGACCCGTCGACCCGCCGCCTCACGCTCGTGATCGTCTTCGGCCCGGACACCGACGTACAACTCCCCGGCGAGTCCCCGGACAACATCTGCCTCGCACCGAGCGGCGGCCTCATGGTGTGCGAGGACGGCAACGGTGCGCAGCATGTGTACGGCGTGACCCGCAAGGGCGAGGTGTACGCCATGGCCCGCGGCGCCCAGAACATCGGCACCCCGGAGGCGCCCGAGTGGGGCGAGTTCGCGGGCGTCACCTTCTCGCCGGACGGCGAGACGATGTACGTGAACTGCTATACGCCCGGGACGACGTTCGCGGTGACGGGACGTTGGCGCAACTGA
- a CDS encoding slipin family protein: MLEELLVAGAAVASAGVVYVAAAARVIKQYERGVVLRLGRLAGAVRAPGFTMIVPGVDKLHKVNMQIVTMPVPAQDGITRDNVTVRVDAVIYFKVIDAADAVIQVEDYRFAVSQMAQTSLRSIIGKSDLDDLLSNREKLNQGLELMIDSPAMGWGVQIDRVEIKDVSLPETMKRSMARQAEADRERRARIINADAELQASKKLAEAAGVMSEQPAALQLRLLQTVVAVAAEKNSTLVLPFPVELLRFLERAQQGQPAVEQSAPPRSEKPEVTAEVEVTAEVDAEKPEIESGIPEAEPGKPEADV, encoded by the coding sequence ATGCTCGAGGAGCTGCTGGTCGCAGGCGCGGCAGTCGCTTCCGCCGGGGTGGTGTACGTCGCGGCGGCGGCCCGGGTCATCAAGCAGTACGAGCGAGGCGTGGTCCTCCGGCTCGGGCGGCTCGCGGGAGCCGTGCGCGCCCCGGGGTTCACCATGATCGTCCCGGGCGTCGACAAGCTGCACAAGGTCAATATGCAGATCGTGACGATGCCGGTGCCGGCGCAGGACGGCATCACCAGGGACAACGTCACGGTCCGGGTGGACGCCGTCATCTACTTCAAGGTGATCGACGCCGCCGACGCCGTCATCCAGGTCGAGGACTACCGCTTCGCGGTCTCGCAGATGGCGCAGACATCGCTCCGCTCCATCATCGGCAAGAGCGATCTCGACGATCTGCTCTCCAACCGCGAAAAGCTCAACCAGGGCCTGGAGTTGATGATCGACAGCCCGGCGATGGGCTGGGGTGTGCAGATCGACCGCGTCGAGATCAAGGACGTGTCGCTGCCGGAGACCATGAAACGCTCGATGGCCCGGCAGGCCGAGGCCGACCGAGAGCGCCGCGCCCGGATCATCAACGCCGACGCGGAACTTCAGGCGTCCAAGAAGCTGGCGGAGGCCGCCGGGGTGATGTCCGAGCAGCCCGCGGCGCTCCAACTGCGGCTGCTGCAGACGGTGGTGGCGGTCGCGGCCGAGAAGAACTCCACGCTCGTGCTGCCCTTCCCGGTGGAGCTGCTGCGGTTCCTGGAGCGGGCGCAACAGGGGCAGCCGGCGGTTGAGCAGTCGGCACCCCCGAGGTCCGAGAAGCCAGAGGTCACGGCCGAGGTCGAGGTCACGGCTGAGGTCGACGCCGAGAAGCCCGAGATCGAGTCGGGGATCCCCGAGGCCGAGCCCGGAAAGCCCGAAGCCGACGTGTGA
- a CDS encoding DUF692 domain-containing protein: MERLGTGIGWRPEIADAVERMPGIDWVEAVAENLCPGHLPESLLRLRERGVTVIPHGVSLGLGGADRPDEARLTALAERAEALGSPLVTEHIAFVRAGGPLTASPLLEAGHLLPVPRTRDALDVLCENIRIAQDALPVPLAVENIAALISWPGEEMSEGQFLYDLVDRTGVRLLIDVANLHTNHVNRGEDPAKALDELPVEAIAYVHVAGGFERDGVWHDSHAHPVPQPVLDILSDLASRVTPPGVLLERDENFPEPGELEQELGAIRGTLERAGAQAPKSALPEPVTPRETDTDADTDPARQRLALAQTALLSALVGGTPVPEGFDRVRLGVQARALAAKRADVVAKVAEDLPQILAEGYRPAFLAYAQGHPMTGGYRRDALDFAEHLLLAGRPEDAETRRRLRHWWLERSGPAPLSGHPAARLARATRRVLLRR; encoded by the coding sequence ATGGAGCGACTGGGGACGGGCATCGGGTGGCGACCGGAGATCGCGGACGCCGTGGAGCGCATGCCGGGCATCGACTGGGTCGAGGCCGTGGCCGAGAACCTCTGCCCCGGCCATCTCCCCGAGTCGCTGCTGCGCCTGCGTGAACGCGGCGTCACGGTGATCCCGCACGGCGTCTCCCTCGGCCTGGGCGGCGCGGACCGGCCCGACGAGGCACGCCTCACGGCCCTGGCCGAGCGGGCCGAGGCGCTGGGCTCGCCGCTCGTCACGGAGCACATCGCGTTCGTACGGGCGGGCGGGCCGTTGACCGCCTCGCCGCTCCTCGAGGCGGGGCACCTGCTGCCGGTCCCGCGCACCCGGGACGCGCTGGACGTCCTGTGCGAGAACATCCGTATCGCGCAGGACGCGCTGCCCGTTCCCCTCGCGGTGGAGAACATCGCCGCGCTGATCTCCTGGCCCGGCGAGGAGATGTCGGAGGGCCAGTTCCTCTACGACCTGGTCGACCGCACGGGCGTACGCCTCCTCATAGACGTCGCCAACCTCCACACCAACCACGTCAACCGGGGCGAGGACCCGGCCAAGGCCCTCGACGAGCTCCCCGTCGAAGCCATCGCCTACGTCCATGTCGCCGGCGGCTTCGAACGGGACGGCGTCTGGCACGACAGCCACGCCCACCCCGTCCCGCAGCCGGTCCTCGACATCCTGTCCGACCTCGCATCCCGGGTGACCCCGCCGGGTGTCCTCCTGGAACGGGACGAGAACTTCCCCGAGCCCGGGGAGCTGGAGCAGGAGTTGGGGGCGATCCGGGGAACGCTGGAGCGGGCGGGGGCGCAGGCCCCGAAGAGCGCGCTCCCGGAGCCGGTCACCCCTCGCGAAACCGACACCGACGCCGACACCGACCCCGCCCGCCAGCGCCTGGCCCTCGCGCAGACCGCGCTGCTCTCCGCCCTTGTCGGGGGAACCCCCGTGCCCGAGGGGTTCGACCGGGTACGGCTCGGGGTGCAGGCACGGGCGCTGGCCGCCAAGCGGGCGGATGTCGTGGCGAAGGTCGCTGAGGATTTGCCGCAGATCCTGGCGGAGGGGTACCGGCCGGCGTTCCTCGCGTACGCGCAGGGACATCCGATGACCGGCGGATACCGGCGCGACGCCCTGGACTTCGCCGAGCACCTGCTCCTCGCGGGCCGCCCCGAGGACGCCGAGACACGACGGCGGCTGCGTCACTGGTGGCTGGAGCGCTCGGGCCCGGCCCCGCTGTCGGGACACCCCGCGGCCCGCCTCGCCCGCGCCACCCGCCGGGTGCTGCTGCGCCGCTGA
- a CDS encoding TetR/AcrR family transcriptional regulator, with amino-acid sequence MAGTRLDGRVERGNRTRQLVLRRTVDIASVEGLDALSVGRLATELELSKSGVFALFGSKQELQLATVREAARIYMERIVRPAAETPAGIDRLWRLCTLWLDYSQGRVFPGGCFFYEVVAEFDARSGPVHDAVVRAQRDWTEHVEATIAEARELGDLHPGTDAPQLAFELVALMETANVVSVLHDETTAYRRARVAIASRLRIAATDPSRVPEVP; translated from the coding sequence ATGGCCGGGACCCGGCTGGACGGCAGGGTCGAACGCGGCAACCGGACGCGGCAGTTGGTGCTCCGCCGTACCGTCGACATCGCCTCGGTCGAGGGACTCGACGCGCTGTCCGTCGGCCGGCTGGCCACCGAGCTCGAACTCAGCAAGAGCGGGGTCTTCGCGCTCTTCGGTTCCAAGCAGGAGCTCCAGCTCGCGACCGTACGGGAGGCGGCGCGCATCTACATGGAGCGGATCGTCCGGCCCGCGGCCGAGACCCCGGCCGGGATCGACCGGCTCTGGCGGCTGTGCACGCTCTGGCTCGACTACTCCCAGGGCCGGGTCTTCCCCGGCGGCTGCTTCTTCTACGAGGTCGTCGCCGAGTTCGACGCCCGTTCCGGCCCCGTGCACGACGCGGTCGTACGCGCCCAGCGGGACTGGACGGAACACGTGGAGGCCACCATCGCGGAGGCCCGCGAACTCGGCGACCTCCACCCCGGCACGGACGCTCCCCAACTCGCCTTCGAACTCGTCGCGTTGATGGAGACGGCCAACGTCGTCTCCGTCCTGCACGACGAGACGACCGCCTACCGAAGGGCCCGCGTCGCCATCGCCTCCCGGCTACGCATCGCGGCGACGGATCCGTCCCGGGTTCCCGAAGTTCCCTGA
- a CDS encoding peptidyl-tRNA hydrolase, with product MSSDPTAVDPTSNGDGPFRSERTARDEAPQYVLPLVVRIEKADPPARTDALESAARAVLTILSDERSLGDGESAGEWAQAIHDWQDARIRKVVRRARGAEWRRAEALPGITVTGKSAEVRVFPPVPLDGWPKELAKLQVSGTDLEDPEPPMDADLAAPVLWLNPDLDMSAGKTMAQAGHGAQLAWWELSDEERAAWRDAGFPLAVRTADPARWRELTTSGLPLVRDAGFTEIAPGSYTVVADHPALRHD from the coding sequence GTGAGCAGCGACCCGACCGCAGTCGACCCGACCTCCAACGGCGATGGCCCCTTCCGTTCCGAGCGCACCGCGCGCGACGAGGCACCGCAGTACGTGCTGCCCCTGGTCGTGCGCATCGAGAAGGCCGATCCCCCGGCCCGTACCGACGCGCTGGAGAGCGCGGCCCGCGCCGTGCTGACCATCCTCAGCGACGAGCGGTCGCTCGGGGACGGCGAGAGCGCCGGCGAGTGGGCGCAGGCCATCCATGACTGGCAGGACGCCAGGATCCGCAAGGTCGTGCGGCGGGCGCGCGGCGCCGAGTGGCGGCGGGCCGAGGCGCTGCCGGGGATCACGGTGACCGGGAAGTCCGCCGAGGTGCGTGTCTTCCCGCCGGTCCCGCTGGACGGCTGGCCCAAGGAACTCGCCAAGCTCCAGGTCTCCGGCACCGACCTCGAAGACCCCGAGCCGCCGATGGACGCCGACCTGGCGGCCCCGGTGCTGTGGCTCAACCCGGACCTCGACATGTCGGCGGGCAAGACGATGGCGCAGGCGGGGCACGGCGCCCAACTCGCCTGGTGGGAACTGTCGGACGAGGAGCGGGCGGCCTGGCGCGACGCCGGCTTCCCGCTCGCCGTCCGTACCGCGGACCCGGCCCGCTGGCGTGAACTCACCACCTCCGGGCTCCCGTTGGTCCGCGACGCGGGCTTCACGGAGATCGCGCCGGGGTCGTACACGGTGGTCGCGGACCATCCGGCGCTGCGCCACGACTGA
- a CDS encoding PPK2 family polyphosphate kinase — MLRELLRVPGGAGVDLSSYAADATPAGPRDKAAGLAATALMGEHLADLQERLWATSTAGERRRILLVLQGMDTSGKGGTVKHVIGLFNPSGCRIRAFKAPTPEERKHSFLWRIRKALPEPGEIGIFDRSHYEDVLIARVRELAPPEEIDRRYAEINRFEKSLTDDGVTVVKVFLHISYEQQRRRLLERLDNPDKHWKFNVGDIEERTLWPAYQRAYEIAIERCSTPEAPWYLVPADRKWYRNWAISKLLLEHLEALDPQYPKADFDVEESRRRLLKDG; from the coding sequence CTGCTCCGCGAGCTGCTGCGCGTCCCGGGCGGCGCCGGAGTCGACCTCTCCTCGTACGCGGCCGATGCGACACCCGCCGGCCCGCGCGACAAGGCCGCCGGTCTCGCCGCCACCGCCCTGATGGGCGAACACCTCGCCGACCTGCAAGAACGCCTGTGGGCCACGAGTACGGCGGGTGAACGGCGGCGCATTCTCCTGGTCCTCCAGGGCATGGACACCAGCGGCAAGGGCGGCACGGTCAAGCATGTCATCGGGCTGTTCAACCCCTCCGGCTGCCGCATCCGGGCCTTCAAGGCACCGACCCCCGAGGAGCGGAAGCACTCCTTCCTCTGGCGGATCAGGAAGGCGCTTCCGGAGCCCGGCGAGATCGGCATCTTCGACCGCTCTCACTACGAGGACGTCCTGATCGCCCGCGTCCGCGAACTGGCCCCACCCGAGGAGATCGACCGCCGCTACGCCGAGATCAACCGCTTCGAGAAGTCCCTCACGGACGACGGCGTCACCGTCGTGAAGGTCTTCCTCCACATCTCCTACGAACAGCAGCGCCGCCGCCTCCTCGAACGCCTCGACAACCCCGACAAACACTGGAAGTTCAACGTCGGCGACATCGAGGAGCGCACACTGTGGCCCGCGTACCAGAGGGCGTACGAGATCGCCATCGAGCGCTGCTCCACGCCGGAGGCCCCCTGGTACCTGGTCCCCGCCGACCGCAAGTGGTACCGGAACTGGGCGATCAGCAAGCTCCTCCTGGAACACCTTGAGGCCCTCGACCCGCAGTACCCCAAGGCGGACTTCGATGTGGAGGAGAGCCGGAGGCGGCTCCTGAAGGACGGCTGA
- a CDS encoding DUF4142 domain-containing protein, which produces MRSINRTGLVSGTGLIVTGLTATLVALAIPIWSYEDRSGTGLDTLNAQTVSTQFGPLSALDREFITKVRLAGLWELPAGQQAQERGTTEAVRTAGAHLIEGHTFLDARVRNVAARLGLELPNQASEQQRGWLTTLSAAQGVDYDREFANILRKAHGKVFSLVAQVRANTRNSLVRDLADDANSTVLDHIKVLEATGYVDFDALAEDAAGAAPPPITNSPALPGPTQSPDSPIPVTPSPGFTLPPAASRANSPSAP; this is translated from the coding sequence ATGCGATCCATCAACCGCACCGGATTGGTCAGTGGAACAGGGCTCATCGTCACGGGCCTCACGGCCACCCTGGTCGCCCTGGCCATCCCGATCTGGTCGTACGAGGACCGCTCCGGAACCGGCCTGGACACCTTGAACGCTCAGACCGTGTCGACGCAGTTCGGCCCGCTCTCGGCGCTGGACCGGGAGTTCATCACCAAGGTCCGGCTGGCCGGGCTCTGGGAGCTGCCCGCGGGCCAGCAGGCCCAGGAACGCGGCACCACGGAGGCCGTACGGACCGCCGGCGCGCACCTCATCGAGGGCCACACGTTCCTGGACGCCCGGGTCCGCAACGTCGCCGCGCGGCTCGGCCTTGAGCTGCCCAACCAGGCCAGCGAGCAGCAGCGCGGGTGGCTGACCACGCTCAGCGCGGCGCAGGGCGTGGACTACGACCGCGAGTTCGCGAACATCCTCCGCAAGGCCCACGGCAAGGTCTTCTCCCTCGTCGCCCAGGTCCGCGCGAACACCCGCAACTCCCTCGTACGCGACCTCGCCGACGACGCGAACAGCACCGTGCTCGACCACATCAAGGTCCTCGAGGCCACCGGATACGTCGACTTCGACGCCCTCGCCGAGGACGCGGCCGGCGCCGCCCCGCCCCCGATCACCAACTCCCCCGCTCTGCCCGGGCCCACCCAGTCCCCGGACTCGCCGATTCCGGTGACCCCGTCCCCGGGCTTCACCCTTCCCCCGGCCGCCTCACGCGCCAACTCGCCCTCGGCCCCCTAG
- a CDS encoding ABC transporter, whose translation MNALIRYQAALLLRSQRWLPPFILYAAFLGIGVQSGQPVLDSLGYSAAAVLPVAAWLVRICATNEPPAARSCVGAAVGPGRAHLACLLVALSAAVLIGAASTLFVAVISDPTSTDHQKEVPVVAAGGAGLLAALVCALLGTAVGALTTWPLLRSPGRAVPAMLLAALLTLVTSGSPAQAALTDLITGSRAGTVPAPLLPLAAAALLTAGALAVACALTTRRSA comes from the coding sequence GTGAACGCCCTGATCCGCTACCAGGCCGCCCTTCTGCTGCGCTCGCAGCGCTGGCTGCCGCCGTTCATCCTGTACGCGGCCTTTCTCGGGATCGGCGTTCAGAGCGGGCAGCCAGTGCTCGACTCGCTCGGCTACTCGGCCGCCGCCGTGCTCCCCGTAGCCGCTTGGCTCGTCCGGATCTGTGCCACCAACGAGCCGCCCGCGGCGCGGAGTTGTGTGGGCGCGGCGGTCGGCCCCGGACGGGCGCACCTCGCCTGTCTGCTCGTCGCGCTGTCGGCGGCCGTTCTCATCGGGGCCGCGTCGACGCTGTTCGTCGCGGTGATCAGCGACCCGACGAGCACGGACCACCAGAAGGAGGTGCCGGTGGTCGCGGCGGGCGGCGCGGGACTCCTGGCCGCGCTCGTGTGCGCGCTGCTCGGCACCGCCGTCGGCGCGCTCACGACCTGGCCGCTGCTGCGCTCGCCGGGCCGCGCGGTCCCCGCGATGCTGCTCGCGGCGCTGCTCACGCTGGTGACCTCGGGCTCACCGGCCCAGGCGGCCCTCACCGACCTGATCACCGGCTCGCGGGCGGGCACGGTCCCCGCCCCGCTGCTGCCGCTGGCCGCCGCCGCGCTGCTCACGGCCGGCGCGCTCGCCGTGGCCTGCGCGCTCACCACCCGCCGGTCAGCCTGA
- a CDS encoding TIGR04222 domain-containing membrane protein, with product MFWVLLLLLAWAAAGTSCTRLCLAAVRTAAVDAKAARDHGLTLYEAAFLSGGPARVAELTLVSMARQRRLLLAHTGWATVVDPRGHDEMERSVIGAIGPEGQSRIAPVRASAAAADSVRRLADRLVAAGLAVPDGERGTVASAVRQVQAAAAAVLVLGAVALLLPSQAQTSEYEVPVAVWFALPLTLTLSCLAIARIEVHPYSRWASPAGQRLLGTLTRHPDGTGDDRTYLTSVAVRGIRAIGEPDLRAAFTHREGNPERRG from the coding sequence ATGTTCTGGGTACTTCTCCTGCTCCTGGCCTGGGCCGCGGCCGGCACCTCCTGCACCCGCCTGTGCCTGGCCGCCGTCCGCACGGCGGCCGTCGACGCGAAGGCGGCCCGCGACCACGGCCTCACGCTGTACGAGGCGGCGTTCCTGTCCGGCGGTCCGGCCCGGGTCGCCGAGCTGACCCTGGTGTCGATGGCCCGCCAGCGCCGTCTGCTGCTCGCGCACACGGGCTGGGCGACCGTCGTGGACCCGCGTGGGCACGACGAGATGGAGCGCTCGGTCATCGGGGCGATCGGTCCGGAGGGGCAGTCCCGGATAGCGCCCGTGCGGGCGAGCGCGGCCGCCGCGGATTCGGTACGCCGTCTCGCGGACCGCCTCGTCGCCGCGGGCCTCGCCGTGCCCGACGGCGAGCGCGGCACCGTCGCGAGCGCCGTCCGCCAGGTCCAGGCCGCCGCGGCGGCCGTGCTCGTTCTGGGCGCCGTGGCCCTGCTGCTGCCCTCTCAGGCCCAGACGTCCGAATACGAGGTGCCGGTCGCCGTCTGGTTCGCGCTCCCGCTCACCCTCACGCTGAGCTGCCTCGCGATCGCCCGCATCGAGGTGCACCCCTACTCGCGCTGGGCGTCCCCGGCCGGACAGCGCCTGCTGGGCACCCTCACCCGGCACCCCGACGGCACGGGCGACGACCGTACGTACCTCACCTCCGTCGCCGTACGCGGCATCCGCGCGATCGGCGAGCCCGACCTGCGCGCGGCCTTCACCCACCGCGAGGGAAACCCGGAACGAAGGGGCTGA
- a CDS encoding polysaccharide deacetylase family protein: MTILVRRIAAACALGAALAACGAPHTPHAARQGQPAPASATASEPPTLAPGPAGLTPVFKNGPRTRDKTVALTFDADMTADQGARAAAGEHFDNPRLISTLRAYKVPATVFMTGRWADEYPQEARAIGRDPLFEVANHSYSHYAFTDDCYGLPTVPEDRMRSDVERAFAAFKKAGVPRAMPYFRFPGGCYDQRALRTLSAAGVTAVQWDVVSGDAFATDADAVAQQVLDGVRPGSVVVMHCTRSAAPATEEAVRTIVPELRKKGYRFVKVSELIGAAGRHR, translated from the coding sequence GTGACCATTCTTGTACGACGAATCGCCGCAGCCTGCGCCCTGGGCGCCGCGCTCGCCGCCTGCGGGGCCCCGCACACCCCGCACGCCGCCCGCCAAGGGCAACCCGCTCCCGCCAGCGCCACGGCATCAGAGCCCCCTACACTCGCCCCGGGCCCCGCCGGACTGACCCCCGTCTTCAAGAACGGCCCGCGGACGCGGGACAAGACCGTCGCGCTGACCTTCGACGCGGACATGACCGCCGATCAGGGGGCGCGGGCGGCGGCCGGGGAGCACTTCGACAATCCGCGGCTGATCTCGACGCTGCGGGCGTACAAGGTGCCGGCCACCGTGTTCATGACGGGGCGGTGGGCGGACGAGTACCCGCAGGAGGCCAGGGCCATCGGGCGGGACCCGCTCTTCGAGGTCGCAAATCACTCGTACAGCCACTACGCCTTCACGGACGACTGCTACGGGCTGCCGACCGTGCCCGAGGACCGGATGCGGTCGGACGTGGAGCGGGCGTTCGCCGCCTTCAAGAAGGCAGGGGTGCCCCGTGCGATGCCGTACTTCCGTTTCCCGGGCGGATGTTACGACCAGCGGGCGCTGCGGACGCTGAGCGCGGCCGGGGTGACCGCGGTGCAGTGGGACGTGGTCAGCGGGGACGCGTTCGCGACGGACGCCGACGCCGTGGCCCAGCAGGTCCTCGACGGCGTGCGGCCCGGGTCCGTCGTCGTCATGCACTGCACGCGGAGTGCGGCTCCGGCGACCGAGGAGGCGGTGCGGACGATCGTTCCCGAGCTGCGGAAGAAGGGGTACCGCTTCGTGAAGGTGTCGGAGCTGATCGGGGCGGCCGGCCGCCACCGGTAG